The proteins below are encoded in one region of Brachyspira intermedia PWS/A:
- the nagA gene encoding N-acetylglucosamine-6-phosphate deacetylase, with amino-acid sequence MRIIITNESVYEWAAYYTVKCILDYADQDKPFVLSFPLRYVNKSYYQKLLSFYNDNIVSFKNIHIVSSGEYIDSNISQKYLEDNFLKFIDIPKENVHLFDSNVANRKEEAKRMANLIKELGNITLLIDNLAEDGSFLLNTPSSSLEGSVRDKKISEIIRSYESKKFNMPIEMFPREGFTLGFEEAFNAKYVLVMASGYDVSDALAHCVEGAISQFYPTSVLQEHKKLIIVADEESSSDLKVKTYKYAKSLESKSLHPKELIKGLYKSYYALTNIKIFDGEKFIDGHCIVIENNVIKSVEKEIDVDAVITRIDLGGKIVAPGYIDLQVNGIGGYDINADPSIETLKNMNEVCQRYGCTSYLPTVITNGDDYMLKIIDLFNSIEDLSVIGVLGIHFEGPYISHEKRGIHNDKFIREPNMEMIDKINASKCVMVTVAPEMVDGEVIEEFAMGGKVVSVGHTNGTYAEIKEKIPYGITFATHLFNAMRPWGSREPGAVGAVLETKDMYAGLICDGVHCDFASVELAYKLKTGHICIVTDAIAPAAAPEIKEYIWAGKKIHRDGNRLIDDNGTLGGSSITMSQSVRNVVNEVGATVEEALKMASLYPAQVMGIDDKYGRIKEGYIADLVVLDEKLVVKGVVFKGNYKEYDYDHEWVTHA; translated from the coding sequence ATGAGAATCATTATTACAAATGAAAGCGTTTATGAATGGGCTGCTTATTATACTGTTAAATGTATATTAGACTATGCAGATCAAGACAAGCCCTTTGTGTTATCTTTTCCTTTAAGATATGTCAATAAATCGTATTATCAAAAATTATTATCTTTCTACAATGATAATATAGTATCTTTCAAAAATATTCATATAGTTTCATCTGGTGAATATATAGATTCAAATATATCACAAAAATATTTAGAAGATAATTTTTTAAAATTTATAGATATACCTAAAGAAAATGTACATTTATTTGACAGTAATGTAGCAAATAGGAAAGAAGAAGCTAAAAGAATGGCTAATTTAATAAAAGAATTAGGCAATATCACTTTATTGATAGATAATTTAGCTGAAGATGGAAGTTTCTTACTTAATACTCCAAGCTCATCATTAGAAGGAAGCGTTAGAGATAAAAAGATAAGCGAAATAATAAGAAGCTATGAATCTAAAAAATTCAATATGCCTATAGAAATGTTCCCAAGAGAAGGTTTTACATTAGGTTTTGAAGAAGCATTTAATGCAAAATATGTACTTGTTATGGCTAGCGGATACGATGTTTCTGATGCTTTGGCTCATTGTGTTGAAGGAGCTATAAGCCAATTCTACCCTACTTCAGTATTACAGGAACATAAAAAACTTATTATTGTTGCCGATGAAGAATCAAGCAGCGATTTAAAAGTAAAAACTTATAAATATGCTAAGAGTTTGGAAAGCAAAAGTTTACATCCTAAAGAACTTATTAAAGGACTTTATAAATCTTATTATGCTCTTACAAACATCAAAATATTTGACGGTGAAAAGTTTATAGATGGACATTGTATTGTTATAGAAAATAATGTCATAAAAAGCGTAGAAAAAGAAATTGATGTTGATGCTGTTATTACAAGAATAGATTTAGGAGGAAAGATAGTAGCTCCTGGATATATAGACTTGCAGGTTAATGGTATAGGAGGCTATGATATTAATGCTGATCCTTCTATAGAAACATTAAAAAACATGAATGAAGTTTGTCAAAGATATGGCTGTACTTCATATTTACCTACTGTAATTACAAACGGTGATGATTATATGTTAAAAATCATAGACTTGTTTAACAGTATAGAAGATTTATCAGTAATAGGCGTATTAGGAATACATTTTGAAGGACCTTATATATCACATGAAAAAAGAGGTATTCATAATGATAAATTTATAAGAGAACCTAATATGGAAATGATAGATAAAATCAATGCTTCAAAATGTGTAATGGTAACAGTAGCACCTGAAATGGTTGACGGTGAAGTGATAGAAGAATTTGCTATGGGAGGAAAGGTTGTATCAGTAGGACATACTAACGGCACTTATGCAGAAATAAAAGAGAAAATACCTTATGGCATAACTTTTGCAACTCACTTATTCAATGCTATGCGTCCTTGGGGTTCAAGAGAGCCGGGTGCTGTTGGTGCTGTACTTGAAACAAAAGATATGTATGCTGGTTTAATATGCGATGGTGTACATTGTGATTTTGCTTCAGTAGAACTTGCATACAAATTAAAAACAGGTCATATATGTATAGTAACTGATGCTATAGCTCCAGCTGCTGCTCCGGAAATAAAAGAATATATTTGGGCCGGCAAAAAAATACATAGGGATGGAAACAGACTTATAGATGATAACGGTACTTTAGGAGGTTCATCTATAACTATGAGTCAATCTGTAAGAAATGTAGTTAATGAAGTTGGTGCTACAGTAGAAGAGGCTTTAAAAATGGCTTCACTCTACCCTGCTCAGGTTATGGGCATAGATGATAAATACGGCAGAATCAAAGAAGGATATATTGCTGATTTAGTTGTATTAGATGAAAAATTAGTAGTAAAAGGCGTTGTATTCAAAGGAAATTACAAAGAATACGATTATGACCATGAATGGGTAACTCATGCTTAA
- a CDS encoding YczE/YyaS/YitT family protein → MNKEIFKNHFIERCIIFLIGLYLMSLGIAFSIKASLGTSPISSVPYVTSYISGLSVGETTIIINILFIILQIVLLRKKYDLFQLFQIPALILFGMMIDFSQSLIKDITYTNYFQQWILCIIGILMVGVGVSIEVMAKLVTTPGEGLVLAICKVFPVKFGNTKIAFDVTLVLISLTTILIYLGHLEGVREGTIIAAIFVGFIAKLVSKPLKVLEDKYLIGKTI, encoded by the coding sequence ATGAACAAAGAAATTTTTAAAAATCATTTTATTGAGAGATGTATTATATTTTTGATAGGGCTTTATTTGATGTCTTTGGGAATAGCATTTTCAATTAAGGCATCATTAGGTACTTCTCCAATTTCAAGCGTACCATATGTTACAAGCTATATATCAGGGCTTTCGGTTGGAGAAACTACTATTATTATTAATATCTTATTTATAATATTACAAATAGTCCTTTTAAGAAAGAAATATGATTTATTTCAGCTATTTCAGATACCGGCATTGATTTTATTTGGAATGATGATAGATTTTTCACAATCTTTAATAAAAGATATAACATATACAAATTATTTTCAGCAATGGATTTTATGTATTATAGGGATATTGATGGTTGGTGTAGGAGTAAGTATAGAGGTTATGGCGAAATTAGTTACTACTCCGGGAGAGGGATTGGTATTGGCTATATGTAAAGTTTTTCCTGTAAAATTTGGAAATACTAAAATAGCTTTTGATGTTACATTAGTATTGATTTCTTTAACTACTATTCTAATATATTTAGGACATTTAGAAGGAGTTAGGGAAGGTACTATTATAGCGGCAATTTTTGTAGGATTTATAGCAAAACTAGTAAGCAAGCCTTTGAAAGTTTTAGAAGATAAGTATTTAATTGGAAAAACTATTTAA
- a CDS encoding coiled-coil domain-containing protein has protein sequence MAVKKTDTKKRLLKNFRHQKTASKTAEEKTTGRISYKELSEELRLKLQKSDEKIAELNKKYKKVVDIQKKKIEDKYKKIIEDLESKKSIPARTQSSNAEINKLQKRLEKLEKTNQKLEEEKRKIELKNEELKQKAREALKSKSEMSSKSAKTDREALKEIKALKEQLLESEQEKKELRAKLKEAVADLKNAKKNTNKLSKEDKEQYKENLRILKQIEKESKALDKKRELLKKEEEKLKEIRGDIKSSAKDIASTMRKSYIAADDEDDNDGNLLSNMDAKTEEGITKLATLLCAAMDDYREQKEKEREEAEKEAESVSVLSEGEERLNKASEELETLVENRLEDSESTKDENLSKRPFTIIDKIENSRVEINEGYTPPAGGQAIVASPDSTQQIGQAPQQGQQPNITVKVEAPKESAKLAKPESQLRPASETPTMRMKLLDDIDDYEKKLVITYGFDNMPENTYYSKYKRILRNAARISLFGNLQEGLEMFKLIRDQNIPDEYKQMIDKNIQDITYYLRGLHRVRME, from the coding sequence ATGGCTGTAAAAAAGACAGATACTAAAAAAAGACTACTAAAAAACTTTAGACACCAAAAAACTGCATCCAAAACAGCAGAAGAAAAAACTACTGGCAGAATTTCATATAAGGAATTATCTGAAGAATTAAGATTAAAGTTGCAAAAGTCTGATGAAAAAATAGCTGAATTAAATAAAAAATATAAAAAAGTAGTAGATATACAAAAAAAGAAAATAGAAGATAAATACAAAAAAATAATAGAAGATTTAGAATCAAAAAAATCTATACCTGCCAGAACACAAAGCAGTAATGCTGAGATAAATAAACTTCAAAAAAGATTGGAGAAATTAGAAAAAACCAATCAAAAATTAGAAGAAGAAAAAAGAAAAATAGAATTAAAAAATGAAGAATTAAAACAGAAGGCAAGAGAAGCTTTAAAATCAAAAAGCGAAATGTCTTCAAAAAGTGCCAAAACAGACAGAGAAGCTCTAAAAGAAATTAAAGCATTAAAAGAGCAATTATTAGAATCAGAACAAGAAAAGAAAGAATTAAGAGCAAAATTAAAAGAAGCTGTAGCAGATTTAAAAAATGCTAAGAAAAATACAAATAAACTTTCAAAAGAAGATAAAGAACAATATAAAGAAAATTTGAGAATATTAAAGCAGATAGAAAAAGAATCAAAAGCATTAGATAAAAAAAGAGAACTTCTAAAAAAAGAAGAAGAAAAACTTAAAGAAATAAGAGGCGATATAAAAAGTTCTGCTAAAGATATAGCTTCTACAATGAGAAAAAGTTATATAGCTGCTGATGATGAAGATGATAATGATGGTAATTTATTATCAAATATGGATGCCAAAACAGAAGAAGGCATTACAAAATTAGCAACTTTATTATGTGCTGCTATGGACGATTACAGAGAGCAGAAAGAAAAAGAAAGAGAAGAAGCTGAAAAAGAAGCAGAATCTGTATCCGTTTTATCTGAAGGCGAAGAAAGATTAAACAAAGCATCTGAAGAATTAGAAACTCTCGTTGAAAACAGATTGGAAGATTCAGAAAGTACAAAAGATGAAAATTTAAGTAAAAGACCTTTCACTATTATTGATAAAATAGAAAATAGCCGTGTAGAAATTAATGAAGGATATACTCCTCCTGCAGGCGGACAAGCTATAGTAGCTTCTCCTGATTCTACTCAGCAAATAGGACAAGCTCCTCAACAAGGACAGCAGCCTAATATCACAGTTAAAGTTGAAGCTCCTAAAGAAAGTGCTAAATTGGCTAAACCTGAATCTCAATTAAGACCAGCCAGTGAAACACCTACTATGAGAATGAAACTTTTAGATGATATAGATGATTATGAAAAGAAACTTGTAATCACTTATGGTTTTGATAATATGCCTGAAAACACTTACTATTCTAAATACAAAAGAATATTAAGAAATGCTGCTAGAATAAGTTTGTTCGGTAATTTACAGGAAGGTCTTGAAATGTTCAAACTTATAAGAGATCAGAATATACCTGATGAATATAAGCAGATGATAGATAAAAACATACAAGATATCACTTACTATTTAAGAGGCTTGCATAGAGTTAGAATGGAATAA
- the acpP gene encoding acyl carrier protein: MALIDEIKDVVANQLNISDKSKITDTASFVDDLNADSLDLVELIMELEKRYEIKIPQEDQEKIKNVADAAKYIEEHKK; the protein is encoded by the coding sequence ATGGCATTAATCGATGAAATTAAAGATGTTGTTGCTAATCAATTAAACATCTCAGACAAAAGTAAAATCACTGATACAGCTTCTTTCGTAGATGATTTAAACGCTGATTCACTTGATTTAGTAGAATTAATCATGGAATTAGAAAAACGTTATGAAATCAAAATTCCTCAAGAAGATCAAGAAAAAATCAAAAATGTAGCTGATGCTGCTAAATACATTGAAGAACATAAAAAATAA
- the fabF gene encoding beta-ketoacyl-ACP synthase II: MSERRVVITGLGIVSSLGNDVKTFWDNLLNGVSGIKTLSKYFDPEKEQLITKIGAEALPVEGDYYSDKKMLRRLDPFINFGIYAAHHAFKQAGIEPKTGFDPLRAGCVLGSGIGGMTTLLSNHKIILNDGPSRVSPFFVPMQIINMTPGLISMEYGMNGPNYSTVTACASSNHSIGLGYKHIKDNEADIMVVGGSEATINPLTIAGFNNARALSTRNDEPTKASRPFDKGRDGFVIAEGAGILILEEYEHAKKRNANILAEVCGYGFTADANHITAPLEDGAMGARAMSLAIESAKISPDKISYVNTHGTSTPVGDIAEIKAIKKALGEDHAKKIKINSTKSMTGHALGAAGGIEAIATIMSIIEGKVHPTINVEEQDPECDLDVVANTAQDYKIEYAISNSFGFGGHNASIVFKKI, translated from the coding sequence ATGAGTGAACGTAGAGTTGTAATTACGGGGCTTGGAATAGTAAGTTCTCTAGGAAATGATGTAAAAACATTTTGGGATAATTTGCTTAATGGTGTTTCAGGTATAAAAACATTAAGTAAATATTTTGATCCTGAAAAAGAGCAGCTTATTACCAAAATCGGTGCTGAAGCTTTACCAGTTGAGGGCGATTATTATTCTGATAAAAAAATGTTAAGAAGATTAGACCCTTTTATTAATTTTGGAATATATGCCGCTCATCATGCATTTAAGCAGGCTGGTATAGAACCTAAAACAGGCTTTGATCCTTTAAGAGCCGGTTGTGTTCTTGGTAGCGGTATTGGCGGTATGACTACTCTTTTATCAAATCACAAAATCATACTTAATGACGGACCTAGCAGAGTATCACCTTTCTTTGTACCTATGCAGATAATTAATATGACACCTGGTTTAATATCTATGGAATATGGTATGAACGGACCTAATTACAGTACAGTTACTGCTTGTGCTTCTTCAAACCATTCTATAGGTTTAGGATACAAACATATTAAAGATAATGAAGCTGATATTATGGTAGTTGGAGGTTCTGAAGCTACTATTAACCCTCTTACTATAGCTGGTTTCAATAATGCTAGAGCTTTATCTACTAGAAATGATGAACCAACTAAAGCATCAAGACCTTTTGATAAAGGAAGAGATGGATTCGTTATTGCCGAGGGTGCTGGTATATTGATACTTGAAGAGTATGAGCATGCTAAGAAAAGAAATGCTAATATACTTGCTGAAGTTTGCGGTTATGGATTTACTGCTGATGCTAATCATATCACTGCTCCTTTAGAAGACGGTGCTATGGGTGCTAGAGCTATGTCTTTAGCTATAGAAAGTGCTAAAATCTCACCTGATAAAATCAGCTATGTTAATACTCATGGTACTTCTACTCCTGTAGGAGATATAGCTGAAATTAAGGCTATTAAAAAGGCTTTAGGTGAAGATCATGCTAAAAAGATAAAAATTAACTCTACAAAATCTATGACAGGTCATGCTTTAGGAGCTGCAGGCGGTATAGAAGCTATTGCTACTATTATGAGTATTATTGAAGGTAAAGTTCACCCTACTATCAATGTGGAAGAACAAGATCCTGAATGCGATTTAGATGTTGTTGCTAATACTGCTCAAGATTATAAAATAGAATATGCTATAAGCAATTCTTTCGGTTTCGGCGGACATAATGCTTCTATAGTATTCAAGAAAATATAA
- a CDS encoding sugar phosphate isomerase family, translating to MENVKNYKINFKNIFIFQQSEYIGLAPTDKNSKAYFLQENLLSKIDIPKENVFLFDGSGDESQMDKQLEIINKIGRFDVIWYSLTADSTSAGNERMSSLSSLFRIKTLSEHSVNEIKNKFEDESKVPTTVFSMGMGFIDMVDTVLLTSSGIDNSCSLRDCLEQGISNSSPLSKLQKHSDVTVIADYESSLRLSSQTVFMKIEKNIK from the coding sequence GTGGAAAATGTTAAAAACTATAAAATTAATTTCAAAAATATATTTATATTTCAGCAGTCGGAATATATAGGTTTAGCCCCGACAGATAAAAACAGTAAAGCGTATTTTTTACAAGAAAATTTGCTTTCAAAAATAGATATACCAAAAGAAAATGTATTTTTATTTGATGGAAGTGGTGATGAATCTCAAATGGATAAACAGCTTGAAATAATAAATAAAATAGGAAGATTCGATGTTATATGGTATTCGCTCACTGCTGATTCAACTTCTGCAGGAAATGAAAGAATGTCATCATTATCTTCATTATTTAGAATAAAAACTTTAAGCGAACATTCTGTAAATGAAATTAAAAATAAATTTGAAGATGAAAGCAAAGTGCCTACTACTGTATTTAGTATGGGTATGGGATTTATAGATATGGTTGATACTGTACTGCTAACATCATCTGGAATAGATAATTCATGTTCTTTAAGAGATTGTTTAGAACAGGGAATAAGTAATTCTTCACCTTTAAGCAAATTACAAAAACACAGTGATGTTACAGTAATAGCAGACTATGAATCATCTTTGAGATTATCAAGTCAAACCGTATTTATGAAAATAGAAAAAAATATAAAATAA
- the trxA gene encoding thioredoxin, producing the protein MSVQELKTDNFEAAIKGDKAILVDFFAEWCGPCKMQTPVLHKVADQYADKMNFGAVNVDEAEEVAAKYGVQSIPTLMVFKGGEMVKRAEGMKNEAQLKEWLKEYL; encoded by the coding sequence ATGTCAGTACAAGAATTAAAAACAGATAATTTTGAAGCAGCTATAAAAGGAGATAAAGCTATATTAGTTGACTTTTTCGCTGAATGGTGTGGACCTTGTAAAATGCAGACTCCTGTATTACATAAAGTAGCAGATCAATATGCTGATAAAATGAATTTTGGAGCTGTTAATGTTGATGAGGCTGAGGAAGTTGCTGCTAAATATGGTGTTCAATCTATACCTACTCTAATGGTATTCAAAGGTGGAGAAATGGTAAAAAGAGCTGAAGGTATGAAAAATGAAGCTCAATTAAAAGAATGGTTGAAAGAATATCTATAA
- a CDS encoding LysM peptidoglycan-binding domain-containing protein has protein sequence MLNTNNKLLENISNEFNIENNEVENIVQKLFSKITSSILNKNRFYIYKVGILSLDKDNNIILNKEDEDFDESLESLNVTNNNIKNIFLEKSIYKSIFKNIADISKEENVYIKDFGTFSNTSFESDNHLKIKIKELDNNEIVEDILDELDSQIKNKSINYNSNNEEIEEIIEITDEENKEEENKSIDNNIVGNIWKNYNSIDLNSMIKNLNEKEVIENKSEKVEKLEESKINNNISDNNNNDYPEMKEYSKEELLDINHFDKEDLEYNDTDNKEDIEVDNILEVNIQKELFNKNNNNNNKTLNTNIKKSGNKTMDKKNIKRNNSLLVGIIRVIFIIIIIFILGIASTIYYTNNKMISGNNIENRKLYDIVNEYFNQIDSANLSYITSKDMYYWDIAKTIYGDATYWPLIYAYNNDKFKISNVIKKGSTISYRNIPDFYSVREIKYLNNTLSKSYIYVYPILTNDNKYNHALWALKLSAYYDLNVFKNNSNVIPEETYMEILNNNSTINTTYNDLIKYGQLNENIVLSIFDIIKEALGIKK, from the coding sequence ATGCTAAACACTAATAATAAATTGCTAGAAAATATATCAAATGAATTCAATATAGAAAATAATGAAGTTGAAAATATCGTTCAAAAATTATTCTCAAAAATAACATCATCCATTTTAAATAAAAACAGATTTTATATTTATAAAGTTGGTATTTTAAGTTTAGATAAAGATAATAATATCATATTAAATAAAGAAGATGAAGATTTTGATGAATCATTAGAATCACTCAATGTTACAAATAATAATATAAAAAATATTTTTTTAGAAAAATCAATATATAAAAGTATATTCAAAAATATAGCCGATATATCAAAAGAAGAAAATGTATACATCAAAGATTTCGGTACTTTTTCAAATACTAGTTTTGAATCCGATAATCATCTAAAAATCAAAATAAAAGAATTAGATAATAATGAAATAGTAGAAGACATACTAGATGAATTAGACAGTCAAATAAAAAATAAGAGTATTAATTATAATTCAAATAATGAGGAAATTGAAGAAATTATTGAAATTACTGATGAAGAGAATAAAGAAGAAGAAAACAAATCTATAGATAATAATATTGTAGGAAATATATGGAAAAATTATAATTCTATAGATTTAAATAGCATGATAAAAAATTTAAATGAAAAAGAAGTTATAGAAAATAAATCCGAAAAAGTAGAAAAACTAGAAGAATCAAAAATTAATAATAATATATCCGATAATAACAACAATGATTATCCTGAAATGAAAGAATATTCAAAAGAAGAATTATTGGATATTAATCATTTTGATAAAGAAGATTTAGAATACAATGATACTGATAATAAGGAGGATATAGAAGTAGATAATATATTAGAAGTAAATATACAAAAAGAATTATTTAATAAGAATAACAACAATAATAATAAAACACTAAACACTAATATTAAAAAATCAGGAAATAAAACTATGGATAAAAAAAATATAAAAAGAAACAATTCATTACTTGTGGGTATTATAAGAGTAATATTTATAATAATAATAATATTTATACTTGGTATAGCATCAACAATATACTATACAAACAATAAGATGATATCTGGTAATAATATAGAAAATAGAAAACTTTATGATATAGTTAATGAATATTTTAATCAAATAGATTCAGCAAACTTATCATATATCACTTCAAAAGACATGTATTATTGGGATATAGCAAAAACTATATATGGAGATGCTACATACTGGCCTTTAATATATGCTTATAACAACGATAAGTTTAAAATAAGTAATGTTATAAAAAAAGGAAGTACTATATCTTATAGAAACATTCCGGATTTTTACTCTGTAAGAGAGATAAAATATTTAAATAATACATTATCAAAATCTTATATATATGTTTACCCTATACTAACAAATGATAATAAATATAATCATGCTTTATGGGCATTAAAATTATCAGCATATTATGATTTGAATGTATTTAAAAACAATTCAAATGTAATACCTGAAGAAACATATATGGAAATATTAAATAATAATAGTACAATAAATACTACATATAATGATCTTATAAAATATGGTCAATTAAATGAAAATATAGTTTTATCAATTTTTGATATTATAAAGGAAGCATTAGGAATAAAAAAATGA
- a CDS encoding MarR family winged helix-turn-helix transcriptional regulator, with translation MKTNSIFARKIMYEANKIGLTSGQPKVLYFLSKFKEADQKTIANYLEIEQTTVGSILLGMEKAGLIERKQHEGNRRSLYVSLTDKGEEISKAMLDIFERIENEAIKNIPQDKQEELKILLIEICKSLTDNGVEQ, from the coding sequence ATGAAAACCAATTCTATATTTGCCCGTAAAATAATGTACGAGGCTAATAAAATAGGGCTTACATCAGGACAGCCTAAAGTATTGTATTTTTTATCTAAATTCAAGGAAGCAGATCAAAAAACTATAGCAAATTACCTTGAAATAGAGCAGACAACGGTTGGAAGTATATTATTAGGTATGGAAAAAGCCGGTCTTATAGAGAGAAAACAGCATGAAGGAAATAGAAGGTCACTTTATGTTTCTTTAACTGATAAAGGAGAAGAAATTTCAAAGGCTATGCTTGACATTTTTGAAAGAATAGAAAATGAGGCAATAAAAAATATACCTCAGGATAAACAGGAAGAACTTAAAATTTTATTAATAGAAATATGCAAATCACTTACAGATAACGGAGTCGAACAATGA
- a CDS encoding preprotein translocase subunit SecG, translating to MNALLTLGIVVYSIICVLLILIIIIQGGKAEGLFSSAQANVLGSQRGNALSKATTFLSTIFIVGALLISVAISTQKTAFENVTNTPANTTTTQQQPSAPLTAPTNADTTMENTNTVSNQ from the coding sequence ATGAACGCTTTACTAACTTTAGGAATCGTAGTTTATTCTATAATATGTGTACTACTAATATTGATAATAATTATACAAGGTGGTAAAGCTGAAGGTTTATTTTCAAGTGCTCAGGCTAATGTTTTGGGCAGTCAAAGAGGAAATGCTTTAAGTAAGGCTACTACTTTTCTTTCTACTATATTTATAGTAGGGGCATTACTTATATCTGTTGCTATAAGCACTCAGAAAACTGCTTTTGAAAATGTTACAAATACTCCTGCTAATACTACAACTACTCAGCAGCAGCCATCAGCTCCATTAACAGCACCTACTAATGCTGATACAACTATGGAAAATACAAATACTGTTTCTAATCAATAA
- a CDS encoding NAD(P)H-hydrate dehydratase, whose amino-acid sequence MKVVTTEDLINIDKKTIEKIPSILLMEHVASEIFYLLVKRHRKLLYTKTVYIFSSVGGNGGDGLAIARYLIKNGYDVKIYITGNLDRVNKDTYSNFNILKSMNIDINYLGSEEDAVSAAENIERKSIVLDSLFGTGGNRPLEGIQKTLIDCLNNLDVLRIAIDIPSGLASKINDYDNVHTCFKAHETYTICFAKDIFFLYRTREYIGKLFIIKSIFPNEILDSWGYKAKLIDYNEKIHINRNSLYSKREQGMLAIVAGSDNYIGAAVLAANAAYRLGVGYIRLYVPKGIVKNIRDAVMPSMPEVVIIGVGEENQKFFTENDIEIVNDINKSDACIIGSGIGRDMSTEIFINSILKQINIPTVIDADALYLMFESTLNELNNNFIITPHIYEFEKLTQINHIEALENPYQALLRYRQKTNASIVLKDAVSFLMHENDIYINYNPRESMGKAGMGDVFAGFIGALLARRLNVLEASKLALIIQSKSFNILSKKFGNDYIQPKDLANISYKILKRI is encoded by the coding sequence ATGAAAGTTGTAACTACAGAAGATTTAATTAATATAGATAAAAAAACTATAGAAAAAATTCCTTCCATACTTCTTATGGAGCATGTAGCAAGTGAAATTTTTTATTTACTTGTAAAAAGACATAGAAAATTATTATATACAAAAACTGTTTATATTTTTTCATCTGTTGGAGGAAACGGAGGAGATGGGCTTGCAATAGCTAGATATTTAATAAAAAACGGATATGATGTTAAAATATATATAACAGGAAATCTTGACAGAGTTAATAAAGATACATACTCTAATTTTAATATATTAAAATCTATGAATATAGATATTAATTATTTAGGAAGCGAAGAAGATGCTGTATCCGCTGCTGAAAATATAGAAAGAAAATCTATAGTATTAGATTCATTATTCGGAACAGGCGGAAACAGACCATTAGAAGGAATACAAAAAACTCTTATAGACTGCTTAAATAATTTAGATGTTCTTAGAATAGCAATAGATATACCTTCAGGATTAGCTTCAAAAATAAATGACTATGATAATGTGCATACTTGTTTTAAAGCTCATGAAACTTATACAATTTGCTTTGCAAAAGATATATTCTTCTTATATAGAACTAGAGAATATATAGGAAAATTATTCATAATAAAATCAATATTTCCTAATGAAATACTAGATAGTTGGGGATATAAAGCAAAACTAATAGACTATAATGAAAAAATACATATAAACAGAAACTCACTATACAGCAAAAGAGAACAAGGAATGCTTGCTATAGTGGCAGGAAGCGATAATTATATAGGTGCTGCCGTTTTAGCTGCAAATGCCGCTTATAGATTAGGTGTAGGATATATAAGACTATATGTACCTAAAGGCATAGTGAAAAATATAAGAGATGCTGTAATGCCTTCTATGCCTGAAGTTGTTATTATAGGAGTTGGTGAAGAAAATCAAAAATTCTTCACAGAAAATGATATTGAAATAGTAAATGATATTAATAAAAGTGATGCTTGTATAATAGGCTCAGGTATAGGCAGAGATATGTCTACAGAAATTTTCATAAACAGTATATTAAAGCAAATAAATATACCTACTGTTATAGATGCTGATGCTTTATACTTAATGTTTGAAAGCACTCTTAATGAACTTAACAATAATTTTATAATTACACCTCATATATATGAATTTGAAAAACTTACACAAATCAATCATATAGAGGCATTAGAAAATCCATATCAGGCATTATTAAGATACAGACAAAAAACTAATGCTTCAATAGTCTTAAAAGATGCTGTAAGTTTCTTAATGCATGAAAATGATATATATATAAATTATAACCCTAGAGAATCTATGGGAAAAGCAGGCATGGGAGATGTTTTTGCTGGATTTATAGGTGCTTTGCTTGCTAGAAGATTAAATGTATTAGAGGCTTCAAAATTAGCATTGATAATACAGTCTAAATCTTTTAATATATTATCAAAAAAATTCGGAAATGATTATATTCAGCCTAAAGATTTAGCAAATATTTCATACAAAATACTAAAAAGGATATAA